The following are from one region of the Salvelinus fontinalis isolate EN_2023a chromosome 5, ASM2944872v1, whole genome shotgun sequence genome:
- the LOC129855341 gene encoding vesicle-associated membrane protein 4-like isoform X1, translating to MKEPEREEQPDDANMPPKFKRHLNDEEVTGSIRSERRNLLEEDSDEEEDFFLRGPTGPRFGAGNDKIRQVQSQVDEVIDVMQENISKVIDRGERLEDLQDKSESLSDNASAFSSRAKQLHRRMWWRDMKMKAIIALVVVVLLLIIIIPVIFRYR from the exons ATG AAGGAACCAGAGCGGGAGGAGCAGCCTGACGACGCCAACATGCCTCCCAAGTTTAAACGACACCTCAACGATGAAGAGGTCACTGGATCCATACGCAGCGAGAGG AGGAACCTGTTGGAGGAAgactctgatgaagaggaggacttCTTCCT GAGGGGACCAACTGGACCCAGATTTGGAGCCGGAAATGACAAAATCAGAca aGTTCAGTCGCAGGTTGATGAGGTCATCGATGTGATGCAGGAGAACATCTCCAAGGTGATCGACAGGGGAGAGCGACTGGAGGACCTGCAGGACAAGTCAG AGAGCCTATCAGACAACGCGTCAGCCTTCAGCAGCCGAGCCAAGCAGCTGCACAGGAGGATGTGGTGGAGAGACATGAAG ATGAAGGCCATCATAGCTCTGGTGGTGGTCGTTCTTCTACTTATCATCATCA tTCCAGTGATCTTCCGGTATCGCTAG
- the LOC129855341 gene encoding vesicle-associated membrane protein 4-like isoform X2 yields MPPKFKRHLNDEEVTGSIRSERRNLLEEDSDEEEDFFLRGPTGPRFGAGNDKIRQVQSQVDEVIDVMQENISKVIDRGERLEDLQDKSESLSDNASAFSSRAKQLHRRMWWRDMKMKAIIALVVVVLLLIIIIPVIFRYR; encoded by the exons ATGCCTCCCAAGTTTAAACGACACCTCAACGATGAAGAGGTCACTGGATCCATACGCAGCGAGAGG AGGAACCTGTTGGAGGAAgactctgatgaagaggaggacttCTTCCT GAGGGGACCAACTGGACCCAGATTTGGAGCCGGAAATGACAAAATCAGAca aGTTCAGTCGCAGGTTGATGAGGTCATCGATGTGATGCAGGAGAACATCTCCAAGGTGATCGACAGGGGAGAGCGACTGGAGGACCTGCAGGACAAGTCAG AGAGCCTATCAGACAACGCGTCAGCCTTCAGCAGCCGAGCCAAGCAGCTGCACAGGAGGATGTGGTGGAGAGACATGAAG ATGAAGGCCATCATAGCTCTGGTGGTGGTCGTTCTTCTACTTATCATCATCA tTCCAGTGATCTTCCGGTATCGCTAG